A region from the Cannabis sativa cultivar Pink pepper isolate KNU-18-1 chromosome 9, ASM2916894v1, whole genome shotgun sequence genome encodes:
- the LOC133030731 gene encoding uncharacterized protein LOC133030731 yields MIIINDKRHETIEKGQIYKDKETLISTLCYFAIKKTFQYKVVKSCTKEYNIVCLDTNCKWSLKATKNGNTETFIIRSYEEEHTCAVTIRFGDQRQATSKLIADFVKPKFLNLKTKCSPADIKTEMKDKYGIKMNYMKAWRSKERAQTQLHGNAKESYNLLPRYLYMLQKTNPGTLIDIEKDDDDSFKYAFVALNAAIKGWPNCKPIIVVDGTFLKAAYGGTLLTANTQDAESKIFPLAYCIVDSENDKSWEWFLKKIKEAFGVRECQCLISDRHESIIKVTRKVFPKITHGYCIFHLLSNLKTKFKKNAKHFRVPFFAAAKAYTEMEFEFHMRELDNLDKRIRPYLEKIGHEKWSRYHSENNR; encoded by the exons ATGATTATCATCAATGACAAACGACATGAAACAATAGAGAAGGGGCAAATTTACAAGGACAAAGAAACATTGATAAGTACACTATGCTACTTTGCAATCAAGAAGACATTTCAATACAAAGTAGTGAAATCTTGCACAAAAGAATACAACATAGTGTGTTTGGACACAAACTGCAAATGGAGTTTAAAGGCTACAAAAAATGGAAACACAGAAACATTCATAATAAGGAGCTACGAAGAAGAACACACATGTGCAGTTACAATAAGATTTGGAGATCAACGACAAGCTACATCAAAGTTGATAGCAGATTTTGTAAAACCAAAATTCTTGAACCTGAAAACAAAGTGCAGCCCTGCAGACATAAAGACAGAAATGAAAGACAAATACGGAATAAAGATGAATTACATGAAAGCATGGCGTAGTAAAGAGCGAGCACAAACCCAGCTACATGGAAATGCTAAAGAGTCGTACAATCTCTTGCCAAGATACCTGTACATGCTACAGAAAACAAATCcag GAACATTAATAGACATAGAGAAAGATGATGATGACAGTTTCAAATATGCATTTGTTGCATTGAATGCTGCTATAAAAGGTTGGCCAAACTGCAAACCAATCATCGTGGTAGACGGTACATTCCTAAAGGCCGCGTATGGAGGCACGTTGCTCACTGCCAACACACAAGATGCAGAATCGAAAATTTTTCCACTAGCATACTGCATAGTTGATTCTGAGAACGATAAATCGTGGGAGtggttcttaaaaaaaataaaagaagcatTCGGGGTTCGAGAATGTCAATGCCTAATATCAGACAGACATGAAAGCATCATCAAAGTAACTAGGAAAGTGTTCCCTAAAATAACACATGGCTACTGCATCTTCCACCTCTTGTCGAAcctcaaaacaaaattcaaaaaaaatgcaAAGCATTTCAGAGTGCCATTCTTTGCAGCTGCAAAAGCTTACACAGAAATGGAGTTTGAATTCCATATGAGAGAGCTAGACAACTTGGATAAGCGCATAAGACCGTACCTGGAAAAAATTGGCCATGAAAAATGGTCAAGGTATCATTCAGAAAACAATAGGTGA
- the LOC133031216 gene encoding uncharacterized protein LOC133031216, with protein MTSNIAEALNSANLAARETPVTTLMECLRAQMQEWTYNNRKDAQKCTTRLTPSSEKKLIGNYVQSLRLTVKPANQNMFEVIDEDRTRIVNLTEKTCTCNRFQKDEMPCNHAVAVMKDLNINTYNYCAQYYTSKAWLQTYEETKDTRLET; from the exons ATGACATCAAACATAGCTGAGGCACTGAACTCAGCAAATTTAGCAGCAAGGGAAACACCAGTGACAACATTAATGGAGTGCTTGAGGGCACAAATGCAAGAGTGGACATACAATAATAGAAAGGATGCACAAAAATGCACAACAAGGCTGACACCATCATCTGAGAAAAAACTCATAGGGAACTATGTACAGTCATTGCGACTAACA GTGAAACCAGCAAACCAAAACATGTTTGAGGTGATAGATGAAGACAGAACAAGAATAGTAAACTTGACGGAGAAGACGTGCACATGCAATAGATTTCAAAAAGATGAAATGCCATGTAACCATGCAGTCGCCGTCATGAAGGACTTgaacataaacacatacaactaCTGTGCACAATACTACACATCAAAAGCATGGCTGCAAACATATGAAGAAACAAAAGATACCCGATTGGAAACGTAA
- the LOC133030732 gene encoding uncharacterized protein LOC133030732, giving the protein MFSKTCFGHFLNLPDFKVQPQVFHGLLLREVQQPNDAELWVMIRGVRLRFSIEEFALITGLDCEGDCSVLDFKQDVNSLCEKYWPTSSSITKESVRECFTTKRWGDSDEDAVKLAVLYFVEWFLLSGTKHKNVPKSILDVVDSGRYNEFAWGRSSFELTISSLKGKLDSWVEGVRKARSSGKRPSVFYTLIGCPHVLQIWFYECCKYMKGKYCQKENSRIPRITQWTCNSQPTFKVLKTTIFDVSKDKLQLSNMRPTAGEFKALKLSSFKFDTDYNSYKSLPVPEEPTVAQSDISVKLDAFSEKFHGLEVKIDLLHTSQQKISSDLVELKEFVSAQFVSFGAQMASMQTQFSTVFADSYTKVF; this is encoded by the exons ATGTTTTCCAAAACCTGTTTTGGACATTTCCTTAACCTTCCTGATTTTAAAGTTCAACCCCAAGTGTTTCATGGGTTGTTGCTCCGGGAGGTTCAGCAACCTAATGATGCTGAGTTGTGGGTAATGATACGCGGTGTTAGGCTTAGGTTTAGCATTGAGGAGTTTGCTTTGATTACTGGGTTAGACTGTGAAGGTGACTGTAGTGTTTTAGATTTTAAGCAAGACGTTAATAGTCTTTGTGAAAAATATTGGCCAACTTCGTCCTCAATCACTAAGGAATCTGTTAGGGAatgttttaccaccaagaggtggGGTGATTCTGATGAGGATGCTGTGAAGTTGGCAGTTTTGTATTTTGTGGAGTGGTTCTTGCTTAGTGGCACTAAGCATAAAAATGTACCCAAATCTATTTTAGATGTTGTAGATAGTGGGAGGTACAATGAATTTGCTTGGGGCCGGAGTTCTTTTGAATTGACTATTTCCTCATTGAAGGGTAAGCTTGATAGTTGGGTTGAGGGTGTTAGGAAGGCAAGGAGTTCGGGAAAGAGGCCGAGTGTTTTTTACACTTTGATTGGTTGTCCTCATGTTCTTCAAATTTGGTTCTACGAGTGTTGTAAGTACATGAAAGGTAAGTACTGTCAAAAGGAAAACTCTCGTATTCCAAGGATCACTCAGTGGACATGCAATAGTCAGCCTACTTTCAAAGTTTTGAAGACTACTATTTTTGATGTTTCCAAAGATAAG CTGCAACTTTCAAATATGAGGCCCACGGCtggtgagttcaaagctttgaaactGAGCAGTTTCAAGTTTGACACTGACTACAACTCTTACAAGAGTCTTCCTGTTCCCGAAGAGCCAACTGTTGCTCAGAGTGACATTTCTGTCAAGCTTGATGCTTTTTCTGAGAAATTTCATGGGTTGGAGGTCAAGATCGATTTGTTGCATACTTCCCAACAGAAGATTTCatctgatttggttgagttgaaAGAGTTTGTGTCTGCACAGTTTGTTTCTTTTGGTGCTCAGATGGCTTCAATGCAGACACAGTTTTCTACTGTTTTTGCCGATTCCTATACCAAggtattttag